The following coding sequences are from one Sulfitobacter faviae window:
- a CDS encoding DUF6927 domain-containing protein, with product MGWLFYTDRRVQTYADEKAEIARLCTSHGDTRKTELVKACKVGSTWYAAAKVTNLDGTPVEDTTYVTDADGSITFGAVFLTRYDDGCWGYKDMEESAGPNESRAPLGLIELLSDLKDPDSYAQDWRQRCRNWAAIPDYEEGDKIRLATPVTLTDGSTCQIVTATHYKRGRQKRRCYRIEETGGLVRLSKETLVGSELLSSAKGEASPVLAEFLAGQGG from the coding sequence ATGGGTTGGCTTTTCTACACCGATCGCCGCGTTCAGACCTACGCGGATGAGAAAGCGGAAATCGCCAGGCTCTGCACCTCTCATGGCGACACGCGCAAAACTGAACTGGTCAAGGCCTGCAAGGTCGGCTCAACCTGGTATGCGGCGGCAAAGGTCACCAATCTCGACGGCACCCCTGTCGAAGACACGACCTATGTCACCGATGCGGATGGCTCCATCACTTTCGGGGCTGTCTTCCTCACCCGATACGATGACGGCTGCTGGGGCTACAAGGACATGGAGGAAAGTGCTGGCCCGAACGAATCTCGTGCTCCGCTTGGGCTGATCGAGCTTCTCTCCGACCTGAAAGACCCGGACAGCTACGCCCAGGACTGGCGTCAGCGCTGCCGGAATTGGGCTGCGATCCCGGACTACGAGGAGGGCGACAAGATCAGGCTCGCCACGCCCGTGACGCTCACCGATGGCAGTACATGCCAGATCGTCACCGCGACGCACTACAAGCGGGGGCGGCAAAAACGCCGCTGCTACCGCATCGAGGAAACCGGCGGCCTCGTGCGCCTGTCGAAAGAGACGCTTGTGGGCTCGGAGTTGCTCAGCTCCGCAAAAGGCGAGGCCAGTCCTGTGCTGGCGGAGTTCCTGGCGGGGCAGGGTGGCTGA
- a CDS encoding type II toxin-antitoxin system RelB/DinJ family antitoxin, with translation MPAQTSMLHVRVDDQLKAQASDALAGVGLTLSDAVRILLTRVAAEGGLPAGLTADPDAYDAWFRAKVQEALDDPRPTTPHAKAMQDAQALIDGKRLAKS, from the coding sequence ATGCCTGCCCAAACATCCATGCTTCATGTCCGTGTTGACGATCAGCTGAAAGCACAGGCTTCGGACGCACTTGCGGGCGTCGGTCTGACGCTCTCCGACGCGGTGCGTATTCTTCTGACCCGCGTGGCCGCAGAAGGCGGCTTGCCTGCCGGATTGACCGCTGATCCGGATGCCTATGACGCCTGGTTCAGGGCGAAGGTACAGGAAGCGCTGGACGATCCAAGGCCCACAACGCCCCATGCCAAGGCGATGCAAGACGCCCAGGCATTGATTGACGGGAAGCGCCTTGCCAAATCTTGA
- a CDS encoding type II toxin-antitoxin system mRNA interferase toxin, RelE/StbE family, which translates to MPNLEWKATAIADLLAIIDYISDDNPDAAQVLKDEIEHKTSLLPERPQMYRAGRVDGTREMVVRPNYIVVYAESPEMVTILRVLHAAQQWP; encoded by the coding sequence TTGCCAAATCTTGAATGGAAAGCCACGGCCATAGCCGACTTGCTGGCAATCATTGACTACATCTCTGACGACAACCCGGATGCCGCCCAAGTTCTCAAAGACGAGATTGAACACAAGACGTCCCTCCTTCCAGAACGCCCTCAGATGTACCGCGCGGGCCGTGTGGACGGGACTAGGGAGATGGTTGTTCGGCCGAACTACATCGTGGTTTATGCTGAAAGCCCTGAGATGGTGACCATTTTGCGCGTTCTTCATGCTGCGCAGCAGTGGCCATGA
- a CDS encoding strawberry notch-like NTP hydrolase domain-containing protein has protein sequence MSKPLSTLPNPVESDANLTSALAQIGAEVDNQPLRSSALARIMRETFHGSDAGGAWDWRMAYDLMQAAAVQVLLRGDGAAGDIAAAKLLASRLLTETRRSEQQIRLQQFSTPLPFAALVLQATAIRKGETVLEPSAGTGALAAFAARAGATLLLNEIDPVRQRLLRAVFGGEVTGHDGEHIDDLLQTPVLPDVVVMNPPFASSVDRSRDKHIAAKHLIAAAKRLAPGGRLVAIMPPGFTPERDAAHWSRACGLLTPRLALTMPGQVYRKLGTSVETQLMVFDKVQEDGEMIRVPVRDLDEALAYVDAVASTRTEMRPVQQAAAIPNGRPTVPSSAPRKTAAAPVAASKPRANAVVPLVFTSLDIPRDNTPISDIYARYRPQRIEIAGAQEHPTPLVESIAMASVAPPMPSNTGSDDLRLPTRLIEEGDLSEAQLETIIMAHDAHGRDLPGRFTIDDDQTKLTRADDDPDARAYRLGYFLGDGTGCGKGRECAGLILVNWLSGRRKAIWVSKSATLIEDAIRDWTDLGGSPADIQPLSKWKPDQPIPMGDGILFVTYATLRSAGKCGTTRLSQVLDWMGEDFEGVLAFDEAHAMQNAAGSEQGRGVKPSQQGLAGLRLQLAAPRARVFYISATGATSVHNLAYAARLGLWGQGPEYPFPSREGFVSAMEAGGVAAMEVVARDLKTLGLYTARALSFDGVEYDVLGHALTPAQIEIYDAYAGAFRTIHHNLEAALTATGVNDASGETNASAARASAKSRFESTKQRFFNHLLMGMKAPSIIHAIKDDLAAGKACVIQVVSTGESLLKRRLETMDQEDELVEGALTPRDYVLSQAWDKT, from the coding sequence ATGTCCAAGCCTCTCTCAACGCTCCCCAATCCTGTTGAATCCGACGCTAACCTCACCTCTGCCCTCGCGCAGATCGGCGCGGAGGTCGACAACCAGCCCCTGCGCAGTTCAGCGCTCGCGCGTATCATGCGCGAGACGTTCCATGGCAGCGATGCCGGCGGTGCCTGGGACTGGCGCATGGCATATGACCTGATGCAGGCCGCGGCTGTTCAGGTGCTGCTGCGTGGGGACGGCGCGGCAGGTGACATCGCCGCTGCAAAGCTGCTTGCCTCGCGGCTCCTGACGGAAACCCGCCGCTCCGAGCAGCAGATCCGGCTGCAGCAGTTTTCCACGCCGCTGCCATTTGCGGCGCTGGTCTTGCAGGCCACGGCGATCCGCAAGGGCGAGACCGTTCTGGAGCCCTCGGCGGGCACCGGTGCACTGGCTGCTTTCGCCGCCCGGGCCGGTGCCACGCTTCTGCTCAACGAGATCGACCCCGTTCGCCAGCGCCTCCTGCGCGCGGTTTTCGGCGGCGAGGTCACAGGCCATGACGGCGAGCATATCGATGATCTGCTGCAGACGCCGGTTCTACCCGACGTCGTGGTGATGAATCCGCCCTTCGCCTCCTCGGTCGACCGATCCCGCGACAAGCACATCGCTGCCAAACATCTCATCGCGGCTGCAAAGCGCCTGGCACCAGGTGGGCGCCTGGTGGCGATCATGCCGCCGGGGTTCACGCCCGAACGCGATGCCGCGCATTGGTCCCGCGCCTGCGGTCTCCTGACGCCACGATTGGCGCTGACGATGCCGGGGCAGGTCTACCGCAAGCTCGGCACCTCTGTCGAAACCCAGCTGATGGTCTTCGACAAGGTGCAGGAGGACGGCGAAATGATCCGCGTCCCTGTGCGGGATCTGGATGAAGCCTTGGCATATGTTGATGCTGTGGCCTCAACCCGGACCGAGATGCGCCCCGTACAACAGGCAGCGGCGATCCCTAACGGGCGGCCGACCGTTCCATCCTCTGCTCCGCGCAAGACCGCCGCTGCGCCTGTCGCCGCCTCCAAACCCCGGGCCAATGCCGTTGTCCCGCTAGTTTTCACGAGCCTTGATATCCCGCGCGACAACACGCCGATCTCGGACATCTATGCGCGCTACCGTCCGCAGCGGATCGAGATCGCGGGTGCGCAGGAACATCCCACCCCGCTCGTCGAAAGCATCGCCATGGCCTCGGTTGCCCCGCCCATGCCCTCAAACACGGGCAGTGATGACTTGCGCCTGCCCACACGGTTGATCGAGGAGGGAGATCTCTCCGAGGCGCAGCTCGAGACCATCATCATGGCGCATGATGCCCATGGGCGTGATCTGCCCGGTCGGTTTACCATCGATGACGACCAGACCAAGCTGACGCGCGCCGATGATGACCCGGATGCACGTGCCTATCGCCTTGGCTATTTCCTCGGCGACGGCACCGGTTGCGGCAAGGGCCGCGAATGCGCGGGGCTCATTCTCGTGAACTGGCTTTCCGGGCGCAGGAAGGCGATCTGGGTCTCCAAATCCGCCACGCTTATCGAGGACGCGATCCGCGACTGGACCGATCTCGGCGGCTCGCCCGCCGACATTCAGCCGCTCTCCAAATGGAAACCAGACCAGCCGATCCCGATGGGCGACGGTATCCTCTTTGTCACCTACGCCACGCTGCGGTCCGCGGGCAAATGCGGTACCACGCGACTGAGCCAGGTTCTCGACTGGATGGGTGAAGACTTCGAAGGCGTCCTCGCTTTTGATGAGGCCCATGCCATGCAGAACGCGGCCGGGTCCGAGCAGGGCAGGGGGGTCAAACCCTCGCAGCAGGGCCTTGCGGGCCTGCGGCTGCAACTGGCAGCACCCCGCGCCCGCGTCTTCTACATCTCGGCCACGGGTGCCACGAGCGTGCACAATCTCGCCTATGCCGCGCGGCTAGGGCTCTGGGGGCAAGGCCCCGAATACCCCTTCCCGAGCCGCGAGGGTTTCGTTTCAGCGATGGAAGCCGGCGGCGTGGCTGCCATGGAGGTGGTCGCGCGTGATCTCAAGACGCTCGGCCTCTACACGGCACGTGCCCTCAGCTTTGATGGGGTGGAGTATGACGTACTCGGACACGCGCTCACCCCGGCCCAGATCGAGATCTACGATGCATACGCGGGTGCGTTTCGGACGATCCACCACAATCTCGAAGCCGCGTTGACTGCGACCGGCGTCAACGATGCCTCGGGCGAGACCAATGCCTCGGCCGCACGCGCCTCGGCCAAATCTCGCTTCGAGAGCACGAAACAGCGCTTCTTCAACCATCTCCTGATGGGCATGAAGGCTCCAAGCATCATCCACGCCATCAAGGACGATCTGGCGGCGGGCAAGGCTTGCGTCATCCAGGTTGTCTCGACAGGTGAGAGCCTGCTGAAGCGCCGGCTTGAGACGATGGACCAGGAGGACGAGCTGGTCGAGGGCGCGCTAACGCCGCGCGACTACGTGTTATCCCAAGCTTGGGATAAAACATAA
- a CDS encoding integrase — protein sequence MNTPSNSPRRARDGVDNLALVVAYHADNPRLSPGALSAARHFLKWAHARKVSVRDLDASVFDRFLRHRCRCGRYSPKQLRSPMYATYTRRFLRYLEETGVVVIPNDTARLGQHLEAFAEKLDTAGYSKVSCTTLLSHASHFAEWVFQQRVPVTAIGDGTIDQFARHECRCGEMTKHGKKVLASHYKNRKRGALALVRHLIAEGLLSPEAPDKVSAEDPRLTGFSEWLRSERGVTPKTVRRYLNEAGRWLERLGATPKDYSAASIRSIVLDQGEERSRSSVRKTVTVLRAFLRFTIVQGACAPSLLHAVPSAVRRKLSTVPRTIPTAKIEEIIVSCRTNTPVEIRDRAILLLLARLALRAGISGSCICQISTGARVGCDCTARAGAA from the coding sequence ATGAACACTCCCTCAAACTCTCCGCGCCGTGCGCGCGACGGCGTCGACAACCTCGCTCTGGTCGTCGCGTACCACGCCGACAATCCAAGGCTTTCCCCGGGCGCGCTGAGCGCAGCCCGCCATTTTCTGAAGTGGGCGCATGCACGGAAAGTCTCTGTCCGTGACCTCGACGCGTCGGTTTTTGACAGGTTTCTTCGTCACCGCTGCCGCTGCGGTCGCTACAGCCCCAAACAATTGCGTAGCCCGATGTATGCCACCTATACCCGGCGGTTTCTTCGATATCTCGAGGAGACTGGCGTGGTTGTGATCCCCAATGACACCGCCCGGCTTGGACAGCACCTGGAGGCTTTTGCAGAGAAGCTCGACACCGCAGGCTACAGCAAGGTGTCGTGCACAACACTGCTCAGCCACGCCAGCCATTTTGCCGAATGGGTTTTCCAGCAGCGAGTTCCGGTGACCGCAATCGGTGACGGAACCATCGATCAGTTCGCGCGGCACGAATGCCGCTGCGGGGAAATGACCAAACATGGCAAAAAGGTTCTGGCGTCTCATTATAAGAACCGCAAACGAGGTGCCCTTGCGCTTGTCCGGCACCTGATCGCCGAAGGTCTGCTCTCGCCCGAAGCACCTGACAAAGTCTCCGCAGAAGATCCACGTCTGACCGGCTTTTCGGAATGGCTGCGAAGCGAGCGTGGGGTGACGCCCAAGACCGTACGGCGCTATTTGAATGAAGCGGGCCGCTGGCTGGAACGCCTTGGGGCAACTCCGAAGGATTACAGCGCTGCGTCCATCCGGTCGATCGTCCTGGACCAGGGCGAAGAACGCTCCCGATCATCTGTGCGCAAGACGGTCACCGTGTTGCGCGCCTTCCTGCGCTTTACGATCGTCCAGGGCGCATGCGCCCCGTCGCTCCTGCATGCGGTGCCATCTGCTGTTCGGCGCAAGCTTTCTACAGTCCCGCGCACGATTCCCACTGCGAAGATCGAAGAGATCATCGTCTCCTGTCGCACCAATACGCCGGTCGAGATCCGGGACCGCGCGATACTTCTCCTTCTCGCCCGGTTGGCCCTGCGCGCGGGGATATCTGGCAGTTGCATTTGTCAGATATCGACTGGCGCGCGAGTCGGTTGCGATTGTACGGCAAGGGCAGGCGCGGCGTGA
- a CDS encoding tyrosine-type recombinase/integrase: MYGKGRRGVMMPLPQDVGDALLAYIENARPVVASDRVFLRVQAPFTPLRSSAEIAGIVSRVLRRGGFTGLPTGSHVFRHSLASAWLRGGADLDLIGAALRHSSRDTTAIYAKVDVGMLAEVAQPWPGYES, from the coding sequence TTGTACGGCAAGGGCAGGCGCGGCGTGATGATGCCGCTGCCGCAGGATGTAGGCGATGCGCTGCTGGCCTATATCGAGAATGCGCGTCCGGTGGTCGCGTCGGACAGGGTCTTTCTCCGAGTCCAGGCTCCTTTCACCCCGCTGCGATCCTCCGCCGAGATTGCCGGGATCGTTTCCCGCGTCCTGAGACGCGGCGGCTTTACCGGCTTGCCGACCGGTTCGCATGTCTTTCGCCATTCACTGGCTTCCGCCTGGCTGCGCGGTGGTGCAGACCTTGACCTGATCGGTGCCGCGCTGCGCCACAGTTCCCGCGATACGACCGCGATCTATGCCAAGGTCGATGTCGGGATGCTGGCGGAAGTGGCTCAACCATGGCCGGGGTACGAGTCATGA
- a CDS encoding tyrosine-type recombinase/integrase, whose amino-acid sequence MIHHHVDRFVQFNRTLGKKFTAQEVSLRAFADFAAERSITHLTAAPILEWAGGAATPDAAQARFDRARALAVFLHAEDAQHEIPAIGLLGRSRRRRPAPHILTRDQINRIMQEALLVPGLSPISPLTYHNLFGLLASTGLRISEALSLQRGDLTEDGLMIRKGKFGKTRLVPIHASTRAALDRYLEARNSLRKVGDALFVLGHGRPRRRRGSTWFSCGSCASSAIATQRVPVPGCTICAIPSPCDRWRPAGTTRRRCCGT is encoded by the coding sequence ATGATACATCACCACGTTGATCGCTTCGTCCAATTCAACCGCACACTCGGAAAGAAGTTCACCGCGCAGGAGGTATCCTTGCGCGCCTTCGCGGATTTTGCCGCGGAACGATCCATCACGCATCTGACAGCAGCACCGATTCTCGAATGGGCCGGCGGAGCTGCAACGCCGGACGCCGCGCAGGCCCGGTTTGATCGCGCCCGCGCGCTGGCGGTGTTCCTGCATGCGGAGGATGCGCAGCACGAGATACCGGCGATAGGGCTTCTGGGCCGATCACGGCGAAGGCGGCCCGCTCCACATATTCTGACGCGAGACCAGATCAATCGGATCATGCAGGAAGCGCTTCTGGTGCCCGGCCTGTCGCCGATCAGCCCGCTGACTTACCATAACCTGTTCGGGCTGCTCGCTTCGACGGGCTTGCGGATTTCGGAGGCATTGTCCCTGCAGCGCGGCGATCTGACGGAAGACGGCCTCATGATCCGCAAGGGCAAGTTCGGCAAAACCCGTCTCGTTCCCATTCATGCCTCGACCCGCGCCGCGCTGGATCGGTATCTTGAAGCCCGCAACAGCCTACGCAAAGTAGGCGATGCGCTTTTCGTTCTGGGCCATGGCCGCCCCCGACGGCGACGAGGGTCCACGTGGTTTTCGTGCGGATCGTGCGCAAGCTCGGCTATCGCAACCCAACGGGTCCCGGTCCCCGGGTGCACGATCTGCGCCATACCTTCGCCGTGCGATCGCTGGAGGCCTGCGGGAACAACCCGCAGGCGGTGTTGCGGCACATGA
- a CDS encoding tyrosine-type recombinase/integrase produces the protein MIRAMPTKRTDAKLIDYLTKEEVRALLAAPNRHTRGGLRDRAMLHLAYAAGLRASELLAVRMDDFPDGSFSSLRILGKGRRERVLPLWKETQGAIRAWLAVRPGNVGPELFLNRDGRQMTRDGFAYRLRQHVTVAERSAPSIAAKHVTPHVLRHSCAMHTLQATGDIRKVALWLGHASIQTTEMYLRADPTEKLALLEAHHAPLIKPGKFREPSDKLMQILAVAAQRS, from the coding sequence ATGATCCGCGCCATGCCGACCAAGCGGACAGACGCCAAGCTGATCGATTATCTGACCAAGGAAGAAGTCCGCGCCCTGCTTGCCGCGCCGAACCGCCACACGCGGGGCGGATTGCGGGATCGGGCCATGTTGCATCTGGCCTATGCGGCGGGGTTGAGGGCGTCCGAACTGCTCGCGGTGCGGATGGACGATTTTCCCGATGGGTCGTTTTCCAGCCTGCGGATCCTGGGAAAGGGACGGCGGGAGCGTGTGCTGCCGCTCTGGAAGGAGACCCAGGGCGCCATCCGGGCGTGGCTGGCCGTCCGGCCCGGCAATGTAGGCCCGGAACTGTTTCTGAACCGAGATGGGCGGCAAATGACGCGGGATGGATTTGCATATCGGCTCAGGCAGCATGTGACGGTGGCCGAACGTTCGGCGCCGTCGATTGCCGCAAAGCACGTCACCCCACATGTGCTGCGGCACAGCTGCGCCATGCACACGCTTCAGGCCACCGGCGATATCCGCAAGGTCGCGCTCTGGCTTGGCCATGCCAGCATCCAGACGACCGAGATGTATCTGCGCGCGGATCCAACCGAGAAGCTTGCGCTTCTCGAGGCGCATCACGCACCGCTGATCAAGCCCGGCAAGTTCCGTGAGCCTTCGGACAAGCTGATGCAAATATTGGCCGTCGCCGCGCAGCGTTCCTGA
- a CDS encoding TOTE conflict system archaeo-eukaryotic primase domain-containing protein: MADRSDIEAELARVRARLADLDVERTQLQRDVAALEARLAAEHVPAVRQSSFENAPVTNASPSHQKVELFRRLFAGRPDVFPVRWENRRTGRSGYSPACGNEWVKGICGKPKVKCGECPHQKFIPPDEGVIARHLRGDDGRGGDFVAGVYPLLPGDTCWFLAADFDKTSWSEDANALLETCRVKGVPAALERSRSGNGGHVWIFFAEAVSARLARQLGSVLITETMERRPEIGFASYDRLFPNQDIMPLGGFGNLIALPLQNTARKVGNSVFVDADMRPYDDQWAYLSSLPRMTAAAVTNLVEAAELSGRVLGVRMPVEDEQADEPWKMPPSRRSTPRRLEVPIPQTIKVTVADQIYIDRSDLPSAMIAQLVRLAAFQNPEFYRAQAMRLPTFGKPRIVSCAELHPRHVALPRGCFDEVTGFFSDHGATVEVDDLREDGAPLPEIVRFRGELRRQQSQAFDALVEHDTGVLAATTAFGKTVVASALIAHCARNTLVLVHRRELLNQWVERLGSFLQIDPKLIGAIGAGKRKPTGVIDVALIQSLVRKGEVDDIVADYGHLVVDECHHLSAASFELVARRSKARYVTGLSATVARKDGHHPIIFMQCGPVRHQVSAKSQAAESGLRHRARERHTRFRLPEALAMAERPSMPAIYAALAADETRNDLIFDDVLKSLEAKRSPIVLTERKDHLDYLQQRFSRFARNIAVLRGGMSATDRKAAQTALSVADDEERLILATGRYIGEGFDDARLDTLFLTMPIAWKGTLAQYVGRLHRRHDDKKDVLVVDYVDSSVPVLARMAAKRRTGYRALGYVME, encoded by the coding sequence GTGGCGGACAGAAGCGACATTGAGGCGGAGTTGGCGCGGGTTCGAGCCCGTCTGGCCGATCTGGATGTCGAACGAACGCAGCTTCAGCGCGACGTTGCAGCGCTAGAGGCTCGTCTCGCTGCAGAGCACGTGCCGGCAGTGAGACAATCCTCATTCGAGAACGCCCCGGTTACGAATGCTTCTCCGTCGCACCAAAAGGTCGAGCTGTTCCGTCGCCTGTTCGCCGGTCGGCCTGACGTGTTTCCGGTGCGATGGGAAAACAGGAGGACCGGTCGCTCAGGATACTCGCCGGCTTGCGGCAACGAATGGGTGAAGGGCATCTGTGGCAAGCCAAAGGTCAAATGCGGCGAGTGTCCTCATCAGAAGTTCATACCGCCGGATGAAGGTGTTATTGCAAGGCACCTGCGTGGCGACGACGGTCGGGGCGGGGATTTTGTTGCAGGCGTCTATCCGCTCTTGCCCGGAGATACCTGCTGGTTCCTGGCGGCGGATTTTGACAAGACTTCCTGGTCGGAGGACGCCAATGCGCTGCTCGAAACCTGCCGGGTGAAGGGCGTGCCCGCAGCGTTGGAGCGGTCGAGGTCGGGTAACGGCGGACATGTCTGGATATTCTTTGCTGAAGCGGTTTCTGCCCGTCTGGCGCGCCAGCTTGGATCCGTCCTGATCACGGAAACGATGGAAAGGCGGCCGGAAATCGGCTTCGCATCCTATGACCGGCTGTTTCCGAACCAGGACATCATGCCGCTTGGCGGGTTTGGCAACCTGATCGCGCTGCCGCTCCAGAACACCGCGCGCAAGGTGGGCAACAGCGTCTTTGTCGACGCGGACATGCGGCCATATGATGATCAGTGGGCCTATTTGTCTTCCTTGCCGCGAATGACCGCCGCAGCGGTGACCAACCTCGTTGAAGCGGCGGAGCTTTCCGGGCGGGTGCTGGGCGTCCGCATGCCGGTTGAGGACGAGCAGGCGGACGAACCTTGGAAAATGCCTCCGTCACGTCGCAGCACGCCGCGTCGACTGGAAGTGCCCATCCCGCAGACCATCAAGGTGACGGTTGCCGATCAAATTTACATCGACCGATCCGACCTTCCATCGGCCATGATTGCCCAACTGGTGCGGTTGGCCGCGTTCCAGAATCCCGAATTCTACCGCGCACAAGCGATGCGGCTGCCTACATTCGGGAAGCCGCGCATTGTGTCCTGCGCCGAGTTGCATCCCCGGCACGTCGCGTTGCCGCGTGGCTGCTTTGATGAGGTGACCGGGTTTTTCTCCGATCACGGAGCAACTGTCGAAGTGGACGATTTGCGTGAGGACGGAGCCCCTTTGCCGGAGATTGTGCGCTTCCGAGGCGAGCTGCGCCGGCAACAGTCGCAGGCATTTGACGCATTGGTCGAACACGATACCGGCGTGCTGGCCGCCACCACCGCCTTCGGCAAGACGGTCGTGGCCTCCGCGCTGATCGCACATTGCGCCCGCAACACGCTGGTTCTGGTGCACCGCCGGGAATTGCTGAATCAATGGGTCGAACGGCTTGGCTCATTTTTGCAGATCGATCCCAAGCTGATCGGCGCCATCGGGGCCGGAAAGCGCAAACCCACCGGTGTGATCGACGTGGCGCTTATCCAGAGTCTGGTTCGCAAGGGTGAAGTTGACGACATCGTTGCCGATTACGGCCATCTTGTCGTTGATGAATGCCATCACTTGTCCGCTGCAAGCTTCGAACTCGTCGCCCGCAGATCGAAAGCGCGCTATGTCACCGGATTGTCGGCAACCGTTGCCCGAAAGGACGGGCATCACCCGATCATCTTCATGCAATGCGGCCCGGTGCGCCATCAGGTGAGCGCAAAATCGCAGGCCGCCGAAAGCGGCCTTCGCCATCGGGCACGGGAACGTCACACGAGATTCCGGTTGCCGGAGGCGCTCGCCATGGCCGAGCGCCCGTCCATGCCCGCAATTTATGCAGCACTGGCGGCGGATGAGACCCGAAACGACCTGATCTTCGACGACGTTCTGAAATCGCTTGAGGCCAAGCGCTCGCCGATTGTCCTGACCGAGCGAAAGGATCACCTCGACTATCTCCAGCAGCGGTTTTCCAGATTCGCCAGGAATATCGCCGTGCTCCGGGGCGGCATGTCGGCAACGGACCGGAAGGCCGCGCAGACGGCGTTGAGCGTTGCCGATGATGAGGAACGGCTGATCCTCGCGACAGGGCGCTATATCGGCGAGGGCTTCGATGATGCGCGGCTCGACACCCTGTTCCTGACGATGCCGATCGCATGGAAGGGAACGTTGGCGCAATATGTCGGCAGGTTGCACCGGCGGCATGACGACAAGAAAGACGTGTTGGTGGTTGACTATGTCGACAGTTCGGTCCCCGTCCTCGCCAGAATGGCTGCCAAACGAAGGACGGGCTATCGGGCGCTTGGCTATGTGATGGAATAG
- a CDS encoding DUF6878 family protein: MTNPQIDYAAMAAQWRAERETTLKASRTELLAQLRALGISEVTAEYEGYGDSGNVEDVTVQPAEVQLPEALATEVGDFAWSLAYHHHPGFENNEGGYGTLTWDIALDSIILDHADRYVECSHSYVEGL; the protein is encoded by the coding sequence ATGACCAATCCCCAGATCGACTATGCCGCAATGGCGGCTCAGTGGCGTGCAGAGCGCGAAACCACATTGAAGGCATCCCGAACGGAGCTGCTCGCGCAACTACGTGCGCTTGGCATCAGCGAGGTCACTGCCGAATACGAAGGCTATGGCGACTCCGGCAATGTCGAGGATGTGACGGTGCAGCCCGCAGAGGTCCAACTGCCGGAGGCGCTTGCCACAGAGGTTGGCGACTTCGCCTGGTCGCTCGCCTATCACCATCACCCGGGGTTCGAAAACAACGAGGGCGGCTACGGCACGCTGACATGGGACATAGCACTAGACAGCATCATCCTCGATCACGCGGACCGCTATGTCGAATGCTCGCACAGCTATGTCGAGGGGCTGTGA
- a CDS encoding DUF6915 family protein — translation MAHPLHHAESSAQKFGGVPSDYQSVHDWFDASKEHLALFTHRAMRHHAQGLFEAERVFGLTLTNSAGRDIPVRWIGEQHIREDCQGRIPSMADWLRRIQPEPWMANGHIDRHSGDEPCGDPRVAWASEVAAGRTVLGLKDWMAARATRATQSA, via the coding sequence ATGGCCCATCCGCTTCATCATGCTGAAAGCTCTGCCCAGAAATTCGGCGGGGTGCCATCTGACTATCAGTCTGTGCACGATTGGTTTGACGCCTCGAAAGAGCACCTCGCGCTCTTCACGCACCGAGCCATGCGCCACCATGCACAAGGCCTGTTCGAGGCCGAACGTGTCTTCGGCTTGACCCTGACCAATAGCGCGGGTCGGGACATTCCCGTGCGCTGGATCGGCGAGCAGCATATCCGCGAAGACTGTCAGGGCCGTATCCCGAGCATGGCGGACTGGCTGCGACGGATCCAGCCCGAGCCATGGATGGCCAATGGCCATATCGACCGGCATTCTGGCGATGAGCCCTGCGGCGACCCAAGGGTCGCCTGGGCCTCCGAGGTTGCCGCCGGACGAACGGTTCTTGGCCTGAAAGATTGGATGGCGGCGCGCGCGACGCGGGCCACGCAAAGCGCCTGA